In Thalassotalea sp. Sam97, a single window of DNA contains:
- a CDS encoding L-serine ammonia-lyase — protein MISVFDMFSIGIGPSSSHTVGPMRAANRFIESLKQAQQFDHVTRIKVELFGSLGQTGIGHGTGKACILGLHGEAPETVAVEKIDSILEQTVASEQIMLNNERLVAFPKDDAIIYHRRKTLPAHANAMTIFAYAGDDMLLDKTYYSIGGGFIVEDNEFEKEKDKALSLHSNIERPYRFSSADELLGLCDETGLSISSIMMANEKCLNDESYIRDELIKIWQCMYACVERGMNTEGTLPGGLKVKRRAPNLYRLLAVEKSNDPLSAMDWVNLFALAVNEENAAGSQVVTAPTNGAAGILPAVLCYYDKFVKKVSDEDCIRYLLTAAAIGILYKTNASISGAEVGCQGEVGVACSMAAGALTEILGGSPKQVENAAEIGMEHNLGLTCDPVGGLVQVPCIERNAMGAVKAINASRLAMRGTGTQKVSLDKVIKTMWDTGQDMKTKYKETSRGGLAVNIIEC, from the coding sequence ATGATCAGTGTATTTGATATGTTTTCTATCGGTATCGGCCCGTCAAGCTCGCATACCGTCGGCCCAATGAGAGCGGCCAATCGTTTTATTGAGTCGTTAAAACAAGCGCAACAATTTGACCACGTAACCCGCATTAAAGTGGAGTTATTCGGCTCGCTTGGACAAACCGGTATTGGCCATGGTACGGGTAAAGCCTGTATCCTCGGTTTACACGGCGAAGCACCGGAAACCGTTGCTGTTGAAAAGATCGATAGCATTTTAGAGCAAACGGTTGCTAGCGAACAAATCATGCTCAACAACGAACGCTTAGTCGCTTTTCCTAAGGACGATGCGATCATTTATCATCGTCGTAAAACTCTGCCAGCGCATGCCAATGCCATGACCATATTTGCTTATGCTGGTGACGATATGCTACTTGATAAAACCTATTACTCAATCGGTGGTGGTTTTATTGTTGAAGACAATGAGTTTGAAAAAGAAAAAGACAAAGCTTTGTCATTGCATAGCAATATCGAGCGCCCTTATCGATTCTCAAGCGCCGATGAACTGCTGGGCTTGTGCGATGAAACAGGTCTTAGTATCAGCTCCATTATGATGGCCAACGAAAAGTGTCTAAATGATGAAAGCTACATTCGTGACGAATTAATCAAAATCTGGCAATGCATGTATGCATGTGTTGAGCGCGGTATGAATACCGAAGGTACCCTACCAGGAGGTTTAAAAGTAAAGCGCCGCGCCCCGAATTTATACCGATTATTGGCTGTCGAAAAAAGTAACGACCCACTTAGCGCCATGGACTGGGTCAACTTATTCGCCTTAGCTGTGAACGAAGAGAATGCGGCAGGCTCGCAAGTGGTTACTGCACCGACCAATGGTGCGGCCGGCATTTTGCCTGCCGTACTTTGCTACTACGATAAATTCGTTAAGAAAGTATCAGACGAAGATTGTATTCGATACTTATTAACCGCCGCCGCCATTGGTATTTTATACAAGACCAACGCCTCAATAAGCGGGGCCGAAGTTGGTTGCCAGGGCGAAGTAGGTGTTGCTTGTTCAATGGCAGCTGGGGCTTTAACCGAAATTCTTGGCGGTAGCCCAAAACAAGTGGAAAACGCCGCCGAAATTGGCATGGAGCACAACTTAGGGCTAACCTGCGATCCGGTTGGCGGCTTAGTGCAAGTGCCTTGTATTGAGCGTAACGCCATGGGTGCAGTAAAAGCCATTAACGCGTCGCGTCTCGCGATGCGCGGTACCGGTACGCAGAAGGTCTCCCTTGATAAGGTGATAAAAACTATGTGGGATACTGGTCAAGACATGAAGACCAAATACAAAGAAACATCGCGCGGCGGTTTGGCCGTTAACATCATTGAATGTTAA
- a CDS encoding ADP-ribosylglycohydrolase family protein translates to MLIELAIADAYAAAFEFTDLDYIDQHHCMAQYLPHPIDYTEAGHYTDDTQMSMAIAELLLIHDVWHPITIADQFVKVYHRDPIVGYSSEFESLLTDVPDGEQLLAKLNPHSERNGAAMRSVPLGLLSDKEELIEKAEMQAKITHDSDAGIFSAKAIALAAHYFAYNLGEKSQLNRFLETELFMPVDNNKTTPCACDGYDTVDAVVTVLMKSRSLGEVIDIAVRMGGDTDSVAAIACGIASLSKQYHNDLSEFFYQDFIGSNHSQYGASYLLDLDNKLRNKFLA, encoded by the coding sequence ATGCTCATTGAACTAGCCATCGCCGATGCCTATGCGGCCGCATTCGAATTTACCGACCTTGATTATATTGATCAGCACCATTGCATGGCGCAATACCTCCCCCACCCTATTGATTACACAGAGGCTGGTCACTATACCGATGATACGCAAATGAGCATGGCCATCGCCGAATTGTTATTAATTCATGATGTTTGGCACCCCATAACCATTGCCGATCAGTTTGTTAAGGTTTACCACCGCGATCCCATTGTCGGTTATTCAAGTGAGTTTGAATCATTACTTACTGACGTACCTGATGGTGAACAATTGCTCGCAAAACTTAACCCGCACAGCGAACGAAATGGCGCAGCAATGCGCTCGGTACCGCTTGGCTTGCTCAGTGACAAAGAAGAGCTGATTGAAAAAGCCGAAATGCAAGCGAAAATCACACACGATAGCGATGCGGGCATATTTTCAGCAAAAGCCATCGCCTTAGCTGCACATTATTTTGCTTACAATCTTGGTGAAAAATCACAGCTTAACCGTTTTCTTGAAACAGAATTGTTTATGCCGGTGGATAATAACAAAACAACACCGTGTGCATGCGATGGCTATGATACCGTCGATGCGGTGGTCACGGTACTCATGAAATCGCGCTCGCTAGGTGAAGTCATTGATATCGCGGTTCGCATGGGTGGCGATACCGACAGCGTCGCCGCCATCGCTTGTGGAATCGCATCGCTATCAAAGCAATATCACAACGACCTATCAGAGTTTTTCTATCAAGACTTTATTGGGAGTAACCATAGCCAATATGGGGCAAGTTACTTATTGGACCTAGATAACAAGCTGCGTAACAAATTCTTAGCTTAA
- a CDS encoding DUF6693 family protein: MRIQADVGTIDILGHLIIWFILTLLTFGIAVFFFPYSFSKFVINRTMVIDENGNPRKMLCHTDMFGNIGHVILWIVISLLTLGLGYAFYFYKVWNYSLNNTTIE; the protein is encoded by the coding sequence ATGAGAATTCAAGCGGATGTTGGAACGATTGATATTTTAGGACACTTAATTATTTGGTTTATATTGACCCTATTGACGTTTGGGATTGCTGTATTCTTTTTCCCATATTCATTTTCAAAGTTCGTTATCAATCGTACCATGGTTATTGATGAGAACGGAAATCCAAGAAAAATGCTATGCCATACCGATATGTTCGGGAATATAGGTCACGTAATTCTTTGGATTGTTATTTCTCTGCTGACGTTGGGGCTAGGTTACGCTTTCTACTTCTACAAGGTATGGAATTACTCATTAAACAATACAACAATAGAGTAA